A genomic region of Serratia fonticola contains the following coding sequences:
- the secE gene encoding preprotein translocase subunit SecE: protein MSANTEAQGSGRGLEAAKWSIVAVLLVVAIVGNYYYRDFSLPLRALAVVVVIAIAGAVALMTTKGKATVAFAREARTEVRKVIWPTRQETLHTTLIVAAVTAVMSLILWGLDGILVRLVSFITGLRF, encoded by the coding sequence ATGAGTGCGAATACCGAGGCTCAAGGGAGCGGGCGCGGCCTTGAAGCGGCCAAGTGGTCAATCGTCGCCGTTCTGTTGGTTGTGGCTATCGTCGGTAACTATTACTACCGTGATTTCAGCTTGCCATTGCGCGCGCTGGCCGTTGTCGTGGTTATTGCTATTGCAGGTGCAGTGGCGTTAATGACCACTAAAGGCAAAGCTACCGTTGCGTTTGCGCGTGAAGCGCGTACTGAAGTACGTAAAGTGATCTGGCCAACTCGTCAGGAAACGTTACACACCACGTTGATCGTTGCCGCGGTAACTGCCGTGATGTCACTGATTCTGTGGGGCCTGGATGGTATTCTGGTCCGTCTGGTATCGTTTATTACTGGCCTGAGGTTCTAA
- the murB gene encoding UDP-N-acetylmuramate dehydrogenase: MSTESASLKNHNTFALPVNAAHLVIAEQIEMMIKAWQKAQKRQEPLLVLGEGSNVLFLEDFAGTVMINKLKGIEIKETQDAWHLHVSAGENWHHLVSHTLECGIPGLENLALIPGLVGSAPIQNIGAYGIELKQVCEYVDLLNLTTGEIDRMDPQRCEFGYRESVFKHEFKEGFVIVGVGLQLSKQWSPLLNYGDLTKLDPQTVTPQQVFDAVCAMRRSKLPDPRITGNAGSFFKNPLVSEEVAKALLALYPSMPHYPQPDGQAKLAAGWLIDQCSLKGYQIGGASVHRQQALVLVNNGNATSQDVVALARHVRNTVASKFDVWLEPEVRFIGAAGELNAVEVLS; the protein is encoded by the coding sequence ATGTCTACTGAAAGCGCGTCTTTAAAAAATCACAATACTTTTGCGCTCCCGGTCAACGCAGCGCATTTAGTCATTGCAGAACAAATTGAAATGATGATTAAGGCCTGGCAGAAAGCGCAAAAGCGCCAAGAGCCACTGTTGGTATTAGGTGAAGGAAGTAACGTTCTGTTCTTGGAGGACTTTGCCGGTACAGTCATGATCAACAAGCTAAAAGGCATTGAAATCAAGGAAACACAGGATGCCTGGCATCTCCATGTCAGTGCCGGGGAGAATTGGCACCATCTGGTCAGTCATACGCTTGAGTGCGGAATACCAGGTCTCGAAAACCTTGCTCTGATCCCCGGTTTGGTGGGGTCAGCTCCGATTCAAAATATTGGTGCCTACGGTATCGAGCTGAAGCAAGTCTGTGAGTATGTCGATCTCTTGAATCTGACCACCGGTGAGATCGATCGTATGGATCCTCAGCGCTGCGAGTTCGGTTACCGGGAAAGCGTATTTAAACATGAGTTTAAAGAAGGCTTCGTTATTGTTGGCGTGGGTTTACAGCTTAGTAAGCAGTGGAGTCCGTTGCTGAATTATGGTGACCTTACCAAACTGGATCCGCAGACGGTAACGCCGCAGCAAGTGTTTGATGCAGTGTGTGCCATGCGACGTAGCAAGCTGCCGGACCCGCGAATCACAGGCAATGCAGGCAGTTTCTTTAAAAACCCGCTGGTGAGTGAAGAGGTCGCTAAGGCACTACTTGCCCTGTACCCATCCATGCCGCATTATCCTCAGCCAGATGGCCAGGCGAAATTGGCTGCCGGCTGGCTTATCGACCAGTGTTCGCTCAAAGGATATCAGATTGGCGGTGCGTCAGTGCACCGTCAACAGGCTTTGGTACTGGTGAACAATGGTAATGCCACCAGTCAGGATGTCGTTGCCTTGGCAAGGCATGTGCGGAACACGGTAGCATCTAAATTCGATGTCTGGCTGGAGCCGGAGGTCCGTTTTATTGGCGCTGCTGGCGAGTTGAATGCCGTAGAGGTATTGTCATGA
- the birA gene encoding bifunctional biotin--[acetyl-CoA-carboxylase] ligase/biotin operon repressor BirA, with product MKDPKVPLKIISLLANGEFHSGEHLGESLGMSRAAINKHIQTIRDWGLDVFTVPGKGYSLPAAINLLDVERILSLLEDKRVTVLPVVDSTNQYLLDRIAELTSGDACIAEYQQAGRGRRGRQWISPFGANLYLSMFWRLEQGPAAAMGLSLVIGIVMAEVLQRLGAEKVRVKWPNDLYLNDRKLAGILVELTGKTGDAAQLVMGAGINMAMREASASQIDQRWINLQEAGINIDRNELAATLLNELRHSLREFEIEGLAPFISRWRDLDNFIDRPVKLLIGEQQIFGVARGIDQQGALLLEREGVIKPFIGGEISLRSAE from the coding sequence ATGAAAGATCCTAAAGTTCCTTTAAAGATTATCTCTCTCTTGGCCAACGGAGAGTTTCACTCCGGTGAGCATTTGGGAGAGTCTCTGGGAATGAGCCGTGCGGCGATAAACAAGCATATCCAGACTATTCGCGATTGGGGGCTGGACGTGTTCACGGTTCCTGGCAAGGGGTATAGCCTGCCTGCGGCGATTAATCTACTTGATGTTGAACGTATTCTCAGCCTGCTGGAAGACAAGCGAGTCACTGTGTTGCCTGTAGTTGATTCAACGAACCAGTATTTGTTGGACAGGATAGCAGAACTGACGTCCGGTGATGCCTGTATTGCAGAATATCAGCAGGCGGGACGTGGGCGGCGTGGGCGGCAGTGGATCTCACCTTTTGGTGCCAACCTTTATTTGTCCATGTTCTGGCGGCTTGAGCAAGGGCCCGCAGCTGCGATGGGACTGAGTCTGGTAATTGGTATTGTCATGGCTGAAGTGCTGCAGCGCCTGGGGGCTGAAAAGGTTCGTGTGAAGTGGCCAAATGATTTATACCTTAACGATCGCAAACTGGCCGGCATTCTCGTTGAGTTGACGGGGAAAACCGGTGATGCAGCCCAGTTGGTTATGGGGGCTGGGATTAACATGGCAATGCGTGAGGCCAGTGCCAGCCAAATTGACCAACGCTGGATTAACTTACAAGAGGCTGGAATTAATATCGATCGTAATGAATTAGCGGCAACGCTGCTTAATGAATTACGTCACTCACTGCGAGAATTTGAAATAGAAGGGCTTGCACCCTTTATTTCTCGTTGGCGTGATTTAGATAACTTCATTGATCGGCCTGTGAAGCTTTTAATTGGTGAACAGCAGATTTTTGGTGTTGCCCGTGGTATTGATCAACAGGGAGCATTGTTACTTGAAAGGGAAGGGGTAATTAAACCGTTTATTGGCGGTGAAATATCTTTACGCAGTGCGGAATAA
- a CDS encoding GNAT family N-acetyltransferase, whose amino-acid sequence MKIALINAATLPIYRNDLAHLLTDAVTHGASVGYDTLIPHEDAESYFHSLRPALAKESLLLWIARDESGVIGTVQLDLCQKPNGRNRAEVQKLLVHSRARRNGVGQALMRTLEKKALELHRGLLYLDTQAGSAAEGLYRSLGYRCLGEMPDYAAAPDGYYHPTVIYYKRLFAVTQPSRAIAS is encoded by the coding sequence ATGAAAATTGCTTTGATCAATGCTGCCACGCTACCTATCTACCGTAATGATCTGGCGCATCTGCTTACTGATGCCGTTACCCATGGGGCATCTGTCGGCTACGACACGCTGATCCCCCATGAAGATGCCGAGAGTTACTTCCATAGCCTGCGCCCTGCGCTGGCTAAAGAATCATTGCTTTTGTGGATCGCCAGAGACGAGAGTGGTGTCATTGGTACCGTACAGTTGGATTTGTGCCAAAAACCTAATGGCCGTAACAGAGCTGAGGTGCAAAAACTTCTGGTGCACAGCCGAGCCCGCCGCAATGGCGTAGGTCAGGCGCTGATGAGAACACTGGAAAAAAAGGCTTTGGAGCTACATCGAGGTCTGCTTTACCTGGATACTCAGGCAGGTTCTGCAGCAGAGGGATTATATCGTTCACTGGGTTATCGTTGCCTTGGCGAAATGCCGGATTATGCCGCCGCCCCCGATGGTTACTATCACCCAACGGTGATCTACTACAAACGCCTGTTTGCAGTGACACAACCCTCACGCGCTATCGCCAGCTGA
- the tuf gene encoding elongation factor Tu, producing MSKEKFERSKPHVNVGTIGHVDHGKTTLTAAITTVLAKTYGGSARAFDQIDNAPEEKARGITINTSHVEYDTPTRHYAHVDCPGHADYVKNMITGAAQMDGAILVVAATDGPMPQTREHILLGRQVGVPYIIVFMNKCDMVDDEELLELVEMEVRELLSAYDFPGDDLPVVRGSALKALEGDAEWEAKIIELAGHLDTYIPEPERAIDKPFLLPIEDVFSISGRGTVVTGRVERGIIKVGEEVEIVGIKDTVKSTCTGVEMFRKLLDEGRAGENVGVLLRGIKREEIERGQVLAKPGSIKPHTQFDSEVYILSKEEGGRHTPFFKGYRPQFYFRTTDVTGTIELPEGVEMVMPGDNVNMKVTLIHPIAMDDGLRFAIREGGRTVGAGVVAKVIA from the coding sequence ATGTCTAAAGAAAAGTTTGAACGTTCAAAACCGCACGTTAACGTCGGTACTATCGGCCACGTTGACCACGGCAAAACTACCCTGACTGCAGCAATCACTACCGTGCTGGCTAAAACCTACGGTGGTTCTGCTCGTGCTTTCGACCAGATCGATAACGCGCCAGAAGAAAAAGCTCGTGGTATTACCATCAACACTTCTCACGTTGAATATGACACCCCGACTCGTCACTACGCGCACGTTGACTGCCCAGGGCACGCCGACTACGTGAAAAACATGATCACCGGTGCTGCTCAGATGGACGGCGCTATCCTGGTAGTTGCTGCGACTGACGGCCCAATGCCTCAGACTCGTGAGCACATCCTGCTGGGTCGTCAGGTAGGCGTTCCTTACATCATCGTATTCATGAACAAATGTGACATGGTTGATGATGAAGAGCTGCTGGAACTGGTAGAAATGGAAGTGCGTGAACTTCTGTCTGCTTATGACTTCCCTGGTGATGATCTGCCAGTGGTTCGTGGTTCAGCGCTGAAAGCACTAGAAGGCGACGCTGAGTGGGAAGCTAAAATCATCGAGCTGGCTGGTCACCTGGATACTTACATCCCAGAACCAGAGCGTGCTATCGACAAGCCGTTCCTGCTGCCAATCGAAGACGTATTCTCCATCTCTGGTCGTGGTACCGTTGTTACCGGTCGTGTTGAGCGCGGTATCATCAAAGTGGGTGAAGAAGTTGAAATCGTGGGCATCAAAGACACCGTCAAGTCTACCTGTACGGGTGTTGAAATGTTCCGCAAACTGCTGGACGAAGGCCGTGCTGGTGAGAACGTAGGTGTTCTGCTGCGTGGTATCAAGCGTGAAGAAATCGAACGTGGTCAGGTACTGGCTAAACCAGGTTCAATCAAGCCGCACACTCAGTTCGATTCAGAAGTGTACATCCTGAGCAAAGAAGAAGGTGGTCGTCATACTCCATTCTTCAAAGGCTACCGTCCACAGTTCTACTTCCGTACAACTGACGTGACCGGTACCATCGAACTGCCAGAAGGCGTAGAGATGGTAATGCCAGGCGATAACGTGAACATGAAAGTAACTCTGATTCACCCAATCGCGATGGACGACGGTCTGCGTTTCGCAATCCGTGAAGGCGGCCGTACCGTTGGCGCAGGTGTTGTTGCTAAAGTTATCGCTTAA
- the nusG gene encoding transcription termination/antitermination protein NusG translates to MSEAPKKRWYVVQAFSGFEGRVAQSLREHIKLHDMEELFGEVMVPTEEVVEIRGGQRRKSERKFFPGYVLVQMVMNDASWHLVRSVPRVMGFIGGTSDRPAPISDKEVDAIMNRLQQVGDKPRPKTLFEPGELVRVNDGPFADFNGVVEEVDYEKSRLKVSVSIFGRATPVELDFSQVEKG, encoded by the coding sequence ATGTCTGAAGCCCCAAAAAAACGCTGGTACGTCGTTCAGGCGTTTTCCGGTTTTGAAGGTCGCGTAGCTCAATCGCTGCGTGAACACATCAAACTGCACGATATGGAAGAGCTGTTCGGCGAAGTCATGGTGCCCACGGAGGAAGTGGTTGAAATCCGTGGTGGCCAACGTCGCAAGAGTGAGCGTAAATTCTTCCCTGGCTATGTACTGGTTCAGATGGTGATGAATGACGCCAGCTGGCACCTGGTGCGCAGTGTTCCTCGTGTTATGGGCTTCATCGGAGGGACTTCCGATCGTCCTGCACCGATCAGCGATAAAGAAGTGGATGCGATTATGAACCGCCTGCAGCAGGTGGGTGATAAGCCGCGTCCAAAAACGCTGTTCGAGCCAGGCGAACTGGTACGCGTCAACGATGGTCCATTTGCCGACTTCAACGGCGTTGTCGAGGAAGTGGATTACGAGAAGAGCCGCCTGAAGGTGTCTGTTTCCATCTTTGGTCGTGCAACGCCAGTGGAATTGGACTTCAGCCAGGTAGAAAAAGGCTGA
- the coaA gene encoding type I pantothenate kinase — MIKRDQSLATPYLQFDRTQWAALRDSVPLTLSEEEIVKLKGINEDLSLEEVAQIYLPLSRLLNFYISSNLRRQAVLEQFLGTDGQRIPYVIGIAGSVAVGKSTTARLLQALLSRWPEHRSVELITTDGFLHPNKVLNERGLMKKKGFPQSYDMHSLVKFVSEVKSGAKRVTAPVYSHLIYDVVPQGNKVIEQPDILILEGLNVLQSGMDYPHDPHRVFVSDFVDFSIYVDAPEDLLQTWYINRFLKFRQGAFSNPDSYFHNYAKLPEAEAINIATQLWNEINGLNLQQNILPTRERASLIMTKSANHAVESVRLRK; from the coding sequence ATGATAAAAAGAGATCAATCTTTAGCGACGCCTTACCTTCAGTTCGATCGTACCCAGTGGGCCGCGTTGCGAGATTCGGTGCCGCTGACGTTGTCGGAAGAAGAGATTGTCAAACTCAAAGGGATTAACGAAGATCTCTCTTTGGAAGAGGTGGCGCAGATCTATCTGCCACTTTCTCGACTGTTGAACTTCTATATCAGCTCTAACCTACGCCGCCAAGCTGTGCTGGAACAGTTTTTGGGCACGGATGGTCAGCGTATCCCTTATGTGATTGGCATCGCTGGCAGCGTAGCCGTAGGCAAAAGCACCACGGCGCGCTTGCTACAGGCGTTATTGAGCCGCTGGCCGGAACATCGCAGCGTGGAACTGATCACTACCGATGGCTTCCTGCACCCGAATAAGGTGCTGAATGAACGCGGTCTGATGAAGAAAAAAGGGTTTCCGCAGTCTTACGATATGCATAGCCTGGTAAAATTCGTCTCAGAGGTTAAATCTGGTGCCAAACGTGTTACCGCACCGGTTTACTCGCACCTGATCTATGACGTGGTGCCGCAAGGTAATAAAGTCATCGAACAACCTGATATATTGATCCTCGAAGGATTAAATGTTCTGCAAAGTGGTATGGATTATCCGCACGATCCTCACCGGGTATTTGTTTCAGACTTTGTTGATTTCTCAATTTATGTCGACGCTCCCGAAGACTTGCTGCAAACATGGTACATCAACCGCTTCCTGAAATTCCGCCAAGGTGCATTCTCCAATCCAGATTCCTATTTCCATAACTATGCGAAGCTCCCGGAAGCGGAAGCAATTAATATCGCTACCCAGCTATGGAATGAAATTAATGGGTTGAATTTGCAACAGAATATCCTGCCAACACGTGAAAGAGCCAGCCTGATCATGACCAAAAGCGCTAATCATGCTGTGGAAAGTGTGCGGTTACGTAAATAA